The Pueribacillus theae genome includes the window CAGAAGGAACTGGAATACAAGAGGCATTGTTGAAATTAAAAAATGAGATAGAGGAGAAAAGTGACGGAAGAATTAAATTCGAACTATATCCGAATGGTCAGTTAGGCGGAGAAAGAGAAGTACTTGAAGGGGTTCAGAATGGAAATATTACCGCAACTTTTACAACGACAGGAGTAGCCGGTAACTTTGTGCCTGAGATGGAAATCTTTGATATTCCATTTGTATTGGAATCAAAAGAACAAGCAAGACATGCGATTAGGGAAGGCGGTCCGGTGTTAGAAAAACTAGGGCCAAAATTTGAAGAAAAAGGTCTTAAACTATTAGGTTTTGGAGATGAAGGTTTCAGAGTTTTATCAACGAAAGATTTGCCGGTTAAGTCGGTGGAAGACTTAAAAGGTTTAAAGGTTCGCACGCAAGAGAGTTCAAATCACATTGATGCTTGGAATGCTTTAGAAACAAACCCTACACCGATTCCTTTTCCTGAATTGTATACTGCTTTACAACAAGGAACTGTAGACGCCCAGGAGACTCCATTTGAAATTATTGCGATGTCAAAGCTATATGAAGTTCAGAAATATGCGATTGATATGAAAATGGTGTATCAATATTTTCCTATTATGATGAATTTGGAATTTTATCAAAGTTTACCAGATGATTTGAAAGCGATTGTTGACGATTGCTTTAGTGAAGCCCTTCAAAATGCAATAGCGTTTACAGACGAAAGGGATGAAGAATACGTCAAAACCCTAGAAGATAATGGGGTAGAAGTATCTGAAATAACGGGAGAGGGCTTAAAACCATTCCGTGAAAAAGCACAACCTATCGTGCTTAAAAATGTCCGAGAAAAAATTGGTGATGAACTCGTTGATCTGTACCTTGAGGAAGCTTCTTCT containing:
- a CDS encoding TRAP transporter substrate-binding protein — encoded protein: MKEFTNAKILALFLALILVIASGCSSSSSNEETGNTGSSSDDSGSNEETFTITLAHSGPSEGTGIQEALLKLKNEIEEKSDGRIKFELYPNGQLGGEREVLEGVQNGNITATFTTTGVAGNFVPEMEIFDIPFVLESKEQARHAIREGGPVLEKLGPKFEEKGLKLLGFGDEGFRVLSTKDLPVKSVEDLKGLKVRTQESSNHIDAWNALETNPTPIPFPELYTALQQGTVDAQETPFEIIAMSKLYEVQKYAIDMKMVYQYFPIMMNLEFYQSLPDDLKAIVDDCFSEALQNAIAFTDERDEEYVKTLEDNGVEVSEITGEGLKPFREKAQPIVLKNVREKIGDELVDLYLEEASSK